The proteins below are encoded in one region of Xenopus laevis strain J_2021 chromosome 8L, Xenopus_laevis_v10.1, whole genome shotgun sequence:
- the LOC108699558 gene encoding glutenin, high molecular weight subunit DX5, producing MEGAPTSSKKPSGNKQVLTPPVQDVKPPKGNEEKHKEEKHDGKQQTSVQQTQGTGGSSGVCQKQGQGQGSGQQTQTSQQQGQTQQGTGQTQTSSQVQTRAQQSSGQTQSSGQTQSSGQTQSSGQTQSSGQTQSSGQTQSSGQNQSSGQQVQTRGQQAQSSGQTQNSGQTQSSGQTQSGQQQGQGSGQQQVQTRGQQAQSSGQTQSSGQTQSTGQTQSSGQQVQTRGQQAQSSGQTQNSGQTQSSGQTQSSGQTQSSQQQGQGSVFQQQGTGQQGQTTSQQSSTQQQSDKGQSQGKETSYCFKQGKDKY from the exons ATGGAAGGAG ccCCAACTTCCTCCAAGAAG ccTTCCGGCAACAAGCAAGTCTTG acTCCACCAGTACAAGATGTGAAGCCCCCAAAGGGAAATGAAGAAAAGCACAAAGAAGAAAAGCATGATGGGAAGCAGCAAACTAGTGTGCAGCAGACCCAGGGAACTGGGGGTTCAAGTGGGGTGTGCCAGAAGCAAGGGCAGGGCCAGGGAAGTGGACAGCAGACCCAAACTAGTCAACAGCAAGGGCAGACTCAACAGGGCACTGGTCAGACCCAAACCAGTAGTCAAGTGCAGACTAGAGCTCAACAGAGCAGTGGTCAGACCCAGAGCAGTGGTCAGACCCAAAGCAGTGGTCAGACCCAGAGCAGTGGTCAGACACAAAGCAGTGGTCAGACCCAGAGCAGTGGTCAGACCCAGAGCAGTGGTCAGAACCAGAGCAGTGGTCAACAAGTGCAGACTCGAGGACAACAGGCCCAGAGCAGTGGTCAGACCCAAAACAGTGGTCAGACACAAAGCAGTGGTCAGACACAAAGCGGTCAACAGCAGGGCCAAGGCAGTGGTCAACAACAAGTGCAGACTCGAGGACAACAGGCCCAGAGCAGTGGCCAGACCCAAAGCAGTGGTCAGACCCAGAGCACTGGTCAGACCCAGAGCAGTGGTCAACAAGTGCAGACTCGAGGACAACAGGCCCAGAGCAGTGGTCAGACCCAAAACAGTGGTCAGACACAAAGCAGTGGTCAGACACAAAGCAGTGGTCAGACACAAAGCAGTCAACAGCAGGGCCAAGGCAGTGTCTTTCAACAACAAGGGACTGGGCAACAAGGCCAAACCACTAGCCAACAAAGTAGCACTCAACAACAATCAGATAAAGGGCAGAGCCAAGGGAAAGAAACTTCTTATTGCTTTAAACAAGGAAAGGACAAATATTAG